In Corythoichthys intestinalis isolate RoL2023-P3 chromosome 11, ASM3026506v1, whole genome shotgun sequence, a single genomic region encodes these proteins:
- the cltb gene encoding clathrin light chain B isoform X2, translating into MADNGAHPTEEDPAAAFLAQQESEIAGIENDDEGFGALDDANSLEPQELPTTNYDPFGEEPPAMNGDVFQESNGPTDNYAAIAQVDIQRQEPESLRKWREEQKARLEALDSASKAAEAEWREKAKKELEDWHVHQTEQMEKHKANNRIADKAFYKQPNSELIGFVASEEAFLAENDGDGPVSSWERVAYLCDFNPKTNKQAKDVSRMRSVLISLKQTPLVR; encoded by the exons ATGGCTGACAACGGAGCACACCCGACAGAAGAGGACCCAGCCGCCGCGTTCCTAGCCCAGCAAGAGAGTGAAATAGCGGGGATAGAGAACGACGATGAAGGCTTTGGGGCGTTGGACGACGCGAACAGCCTAGAGCCCCAGGAGCTGCCGACTACAAACTACG ACCCTTTTGGAGAGGAGCCTCCCGCAATGAATGGGGATGTGTTTCAG GAGTCCAATGGTCCAACAGACAACTATGCTGCCATCGCACAGGTAGACATTCAAAGGCAAGAGCCAGAAAGTCTACGTAAGTGGAGAGAGGAACAGAAAGCTCGTCTCGAGGCTTTAG ACTCAGCATCCAAGGCGGCAGAGGCGGAATGGCGAGAGAAGGCCAAAAAGGAGCTGGAAGATTGGCACGTGCACCAGACCGAGCAGATGGAGAAGCACAAGGCCAACAATAG GATTGCTGACAAGGCTTTCTACAAACAGCCCAACTCTGAGCTAATAGGCTTTGT AGCGTCAGAAGAAGCCTTCCTGGCGGAGAACGATGGTGACGGCCCCGTGTCGTCGTGGGAACGCGTCGCCTATCTGTGCGACTTCaaccccaaaaccaacaagcAGGCCAAGGACGTGTCCAGAATGCGCTCCGTGCTCATCTCTCTCAAACAGACCCCTCTCGTCCGTTAG
- the higd2a gene encoding HIG1 domain family member 2A, mitochondrial: protein MAASATPAVAEQTSTPAASGRGSIPFEFSQPPVIEGFSPSTSAKDETFKEKFMRKAKDNPFVPIGCVGTAGALMYGLRAFHQGKTRQSQLLMRGRIFAQGFTVVAIVVGVVAATAKPKQ, encoded by the exons ATGGCGGCATCCGCAACGCCAGCTGTAGCCGAGCAGACGTCAACACCAGCAGCCTCGGGAAGGGGAAGCATTCCTTTCGAATTCTCGCAGCCTCCAGTCATCGAAGGTTTCAGCCCTTcaacgagtgccaaagatgagACCTTTAAAGAAAAGTTTATGCGGAAAGCCAAGGACAACCCCTTTGTCCCAATAG GTTGCGTGGGTACGGCAGGAGCGCTGATGTACGGTCTCCGAGCGTTTCACCAGGGCAAAACCAGGCAGTCGCAATTGTTGATGCGGGGCCGCATCTTTGCCCAAGGCTTCACAGTCGTTGCCATAGTCGTCGGCGTCGTAGCTGCCACAGCCAagcccaaacagtga
- the cltb gene encoding clathrin light chain B isoform X3 encodes MADNGAHPTEEDPAAAFLAQQESEIAGIENDDEGFGALDDANSLEPQELPTTNYDPFGEEPPAMNGDVFQESNGPTDNYAAIAQVDIQRQEPESLRKWREEQKARLEALDSASKAAEAEWREKAKKELEDWHVHQTEQMEKHKANNRLCPSLTRASEEAFLAENDGDGPVSSWERVAYLCDFNPKTNKQAKDVSRMRSVLISLKQTPLVR; translated from the exons ATGGCTGACAACGGAGCACACCCGACAGAAGAGGACCCAGCCGCCGCGTTCCTAGCCCAGCAAGAGAGTGAAATAGCGGGGATAGAGAACGACGATGAAGGCTTTGGGGCGTTGGACGACGCGAACAGCCTAGAGCCCCAGGAGCTGCCGACTACAAACTACG ACCCTTTTGGAGAGGAGCCTCCCGCAATGAATGGGGATGTGTTTCAG GAGTCCAATGGTCCAACAGACAACTATGCTGCCATCGCACAGGTAGACATTCAAAGGCAAGAGCCAGAAAGTCTACGTAAGTGGAGAGAGGAACAGAAAGCTCGTCTCGAGGCTTTAG ACTCAGCATCCAAGGCGGCAGAGGCGGAATGGCGAGAGAAGGCCAAAAAGGAGCTGGAAGATTGGCACGTGCACCAGACCGAGCAGATGGAGAAGCACAAGGCCAACAATAG ACTCTGCCCAAGTCTCACACG AGCGTCAGAAGAAGCCTTCCTGGCGGAGAACGATGGTGACGGCCCCGTGTCGTCGTGGGAACGCGTCGCCTATCTGTGCGACTTCaaccccaaaaccaacaagcAGGCCAAGGACGTGTCCAGAATGCGCTCCGTGCTCATCTCTCTCAAACAGACCCCTCTCGTCCGTTAG
- the cltb gene encoding clathrin light chain B isoform X1, producing MADNGAHPTEEDPAAAFLAQQESEIAGIENDDEGFGALDDANSLEPQELPTTNYDPFGEEPPAMNGDVFQESNGPTDNYAAIAQVDIQRQEPESLRKWREEQKARLEALDSASKAAEAEWREKAKKELEDWHVHQTEQMEKHKANNRLCPSLTRIADKAFYKQPNSELIGFVASEEAFLAENDGDGPVSSWERVAYLCDFNPKTNKQAKDVSRMRSVLISLKQTPLVR from the exons ATGGCTGACAACGGAGCACACCCGACAGAAGAGGACCCAGCCGCCGCGTTCCTAGCCCAGCAAGAGAGTGAAATAGCGGGGATAGAGAACGACGATGAAGGCTTTGGGGCGTTGGACGACGCGAACAGCCTAGAGCCCCAGGAGCTGCCGACTACAAACTACG ACCCTTTTGGAGAGGAGCCTCCCGCAATGAATGGGGATGTGTTTCAG GAGTCCAATGGTCCAACAGACAACTATGCTGCCATCGCACAGGTAGACATTCAAAGGCAAGAGCCAGAAAGTCTACGTAAGTGGAGAGAGGAACAGAAAGCTCGTCTCGAGGCTTTAG ACTCAGCATCCAAGGCGGCAGAGGCGGAATGGCGAGAGAAGGCCAAAAAGGAGCTGGAAGATTGGCACGTGCACCAGACCGAGCAGATGGAGAAGCACAAGGCCAACAATAG ACTCTGCCCAAGTCTCACACG GATTGCTGACAAGGCTTTCTACAAACAGCCCAACTCTGAGCTAATAGGCTTTGT AGCGTCAGAAGAAGCCTTCCTGGCGGAGAACGATGGTGACGGCCCCGTGTCGTCGTGGGAACGCGTCGCCTATCTGTGCGACTTCaaccccaaaaccaacaagcAGGCCAAGGACGTGTCCAGAATGCGCTCCGTGCTCATCTCTCTCAAACAGACCCCTCTCGTCCGTTAG
- the cltb gene encoding clathrin light chain B isoform X4 has protein sequence MADNGAHPTEEDPAAAFLAQQESEIAGIENDDEGFGALDDANSLEPQELPTTNYDPFGEEPPAMNGDVFQESNGPTDNYAAIAQVDIQRQEPESLRKWREEQKARLEALDSASKAAEAEWREKAKKELEDWHVHQTEQMEKHKANNRASEEAFLAENDGDGPVSSWERVAYLCDFNPKTNKQAKDVSRMRSVLISLKQTPLVR, from the exons ATGGCTGACAACGGAGCACACCCGACAGAAGAGGACCCAGCCGCCGCGTTCCTAGCCCAGCAAGAGAGTGAAATAGCGGGGATAGAGAACGACGATGAAGGCTTTGGGGCGTTGGACGACGCGAACAGCCTAGAGCCCCAGGAGCTGCCGACTACAAACTACG ACCCTTTTGGAGAGGAGCCTCCCGCAATGAATGGGGATGTGTTTCAG GAGTCCAATGGTCCAACAGACAACTATGCTGCCATCGCACAGGTAGACATTCAAAGGCAAGAGCCAGAAAGTCTACGTAAGTGGAGAGAGGAACAGAAAGCTCGTCTCGAGGCTTTAG ACTCAGCATCCAAGGCGGCAGAGGCGGAATGGCGAGAGAAGGCCAAAAAGGAGCTGGAAGATTGGCACGTGCACCAGACCGAGCAGATGGAGAAGCACAAGGCCAACAATAG AGCGTCAGAAGAAGCCTTCCTGGCGGAGAACGATGGTGACGGCCCCGTGTCGTCGTGGGAACGCGTCGCCTATCTGTGCGACTTCaaccccaaaaccaacaagcAGGCCAAGGACGTGTCCAGAATGCGCTCCGTGCTCATCTCTCTCAAACAGACCCCTCTCGTCCGTTAG